A region from the Sutcliffiella horikoshii genome encodes:
- a CDS encoding PhoH family protein, with protein sequence MGKIYVLDTNVLLQDPYAIYSFGDNEVVIPAVVLEEVDSKKRYMDEIGRNARQVSKIIDSLRATGKLHEKIPLHNGGALRIELNHRSFHQLQEIFVEKTNDNRILAVAKNLSLEEQTKEDGRTVILVSKDALVRVKADAIGLISEDFLNDRVVEVDHIYKGFLEIYVPTDTLNTFYVKGEISAAELANHPFYANQFVIMKDALGGSASAVGIIDSTGKKVKKLVFDQDHIWGIRPRNVQQTMAFEMLLRSDIPLVTLTGKAGTGKTLLALAAGLMQTEDLNRYKKLLVARPIVPVGKDIGFLPGEKEEKLRPWMQPIYDNLEYLFNTKKPGELDAILAGMGSIEVEALTYIRGRSIPEQFIIIDEAQNLTKHEVKTILTRVGERSKIVLMGDPEQIDHPYLDEYNNGLTYVVERFKDQKLAGHVKLVKGERSMLAKLAADLL encoded by the coding sequence TTGGGTAAAATTTATGTGTTGGATACAAATGTATTGTTACAGGATCCATATGCAATCTATTCCTTTGGGGATAATGAGGTAGTTATTCCTGCGGTGGTTTTGGAAGAAGTGGATTCGAAAAAAAGATATATGGATGAAATAGGAAGAAACGCCAGACAAGTTTCCAAAATAATTGATTCCTTAAGAGCTACAGGAAAGCTTCATGAGAAAATACCCTTGCACAATGGGGGAGCGCTTCGGATTGAGTTGAACCATAGGAGTTTCCATCAGTTGCAGGAAATTTTCGTGGAGAAGACAAATGATAATAGGATTCTCGCAGTCGCGAAAAATCTTTCATTGGAAGAGCAGACAAAAGAGGATGGGCGCACCGTCATATTGGTGAGTAAGGATGCCTTAGTGCGCGTAAAGGCAGATGCAATCGGGTTGATTTCTGAGGATTTTTTAAATGACCGTGTAGTGGAAGTGGATCATATTTACAAAGGGTTCCTCGAGATTTATGTGCCGACAGATACCCTTAACACTTTTTATGTAAAAGGGGAAATTAGTGCGGCTGAATTAGCCAATCACCCGTTTTATGCCAATCAATTCGTAATCATGAAGGATGCATTGGGCGGTTCGGCTTCAGCAGTTGGTATTATTGACTCCACTGGGAAGAAAGTAAAAAAACTAGTTTTTGATCAAGATCATATTTGGGGAATTAGACCTCGTAATGTTCAACAAACGATGGCGTTCGAAATGCTTTTACGGTCAGATATACCACTTGTTACATTGACGGGTAAGGCAGGAACGGGGAAAACTCTTTTGGCGTTAGCTGCAGGGCTTATGCAAACGGAGGATTTGAATCGTTATAAAAAACTGCTAGTGGCACGGCCTATTGTGCCGGTTGGTAAAGATATCGGCTTCCTTCCTGGCGAAAAAGAGGAGAAGTTAAGACCGTGGATGCAACCGATCTATGACAACTTGGAATATTTATTTAATACAAAAAAACCGGGAGAGCTTGACGCTATCCTTGCTGGTATGGGATCCATTGAAGTGGAAGCATTGACCTATATTAGGGGTAGAAGTATTCCCGAGCAATTTATTATTATTGATGAGGCCCAGAACCTTACGAAGCATGAGGTGAAAACCATTTTGACGAGGGTAGGGGAGCGGAGCAAAATTGTTTTGATGGGTGATCCGGAGCAGATTGACCATCCTTATTTGGATGAGTATAACAATGGTTTGACTTATGTGGTGGAGCGGTTTAAGGACCAGAAGTTGGCTGGGCATGTGAAGCTTGTAAAAGGGGAACGTTCCATG
- a CDS encoding YlaH-like family protein, with protein sequence MDVTQRLSFFASLFRVDENPDSGMWLLYFTILGLSILVYKLGFALKLPVLKSVIIYTFLALGSTVLTFLGIFLPVGEGLVVAALILIIYKIRLHRSKQAESTES encoded by the coding sequence ATGGATGTAACACAAAGATTATCCTTTTTTGCTAGTCTATTCCGTGTCGATGAAAACCCGGATTCAGGCATGTGGCTGTTGTATTTTACTATTTTAGGACTGTCCATTTTAGTTTATAAACTTGGATTCGCCTTGAAACTGCCTGTATTAAAGTCAGTGATTATTTATACTTTCCTTGCTTTAGGAAGTACAGTACTTACGTTTCTTGGAATCTTTCTTCCTGTTGGAGAAGGCTTGGTAGTGGCGGCTTTAATATTGATTATCTATAAGATTCGACTTCATCGTTCTAAGCAAGCGGAAAGCACAGAATCATAG
- a CDS encoding pyridoxamine 5'-phosphate oxidase family protein — MPNLVENVLVEPLIGALQKETLVTISTVDHETGGPNVSAISWLYAPDEKTILLAVNAESRIVKNVLHKSELVVNLMANDSVYSIHTKATVKVERMEDVPLKLALLHLDVKEVRDVMFYGAKISVEPKFEKTYDVEAAKKLDHQVMTAIQRYS; from the coding sequence ATGCCTAACCTTGTAGAAAATGTTCTGGTAGAACCACTCATAGGAGCACTGCAAAAAGAAACCCTAGTGACAATAAGTACTGTAGATCATGAGACAGGTGGTCCAAATGTGAGTGCAATTTCCTGGCTGTATGCGCCAGATGAGAAAACCATTTTACTTGCCGTCAATGCGGAATCACGCATCGTTAAAAATGTCCTACATAAAAGCGAGCTAGTGGTAAATCTGATGGCCAATGATTCCGTTTATTCCATTCACACCAAAGCAACTGTCAAAGTGGAGAGAATGGAAGATGTTCCACTGAAATTGGCATTATTGCATCTAGATGTAAAAGAAGTGAGGGATGTCATGTTTTACGGAGCGAAGATTAGCGTGGAGCCGAAATTCGAGAAGACATATGATGTGGAAGCTGCTAAGAAATTGGATCATCAGGTGATGACAGCGATTCAAAGGTATAGCTAA
- a CDS encoding YhcN/YlaJ family sporulation lipoprotein has translation MKRYLLVTAIVTLSLTGCMNNQPKNISSEDENSRIIHVKDSADVQVDRKTGQEVSAHLVELATRVPNVNDATAVVLGPYAVVGIDVNSDLDRERVSTIKYSVAESLKNDPYGATAIILADADSFVRLQEMGRDIQNGRPVTGVMEELAEIVGRVMPEIPIDLKEPVAPNPTEQNNSKLPEDQEKQLEQKQQNQSNNLKDEERYKEVKQD, from the coding sequence GTGAAAAGATATTTATTAGTGACTGCAATCGTTACATTGTCTCTTACAGGTTGTATGAACAATCAACCAAAAAATATTTCAAGTGAAGATGAAAACTCTCGAATCATTCATGTCAAAGATTCTGCAGATGTCCAGGTGGATAGAAAAACAGGACAGGAAGTGTCCGCTCATCTGGTGGAACTTGCTACAAGAGTTCCCAATGTAAATGATGCAACCGCTGTTGTGCTTGGTCCATATGCAGTGGTTGGGATTGACGTAAACTCCGATCTAGACCGTGAAAGAGTCAGCACCATTAAATATTCGGTGGCAGAGAGCCTTAAGAACGACCCATATGGGGCTACGGCTATCATCCTTGCAGATGCAGACTCCTTTGTTCGTCTGCAAGAAATGGGACGAGACATTCAAAACGGCCGGCCTGTAACAGGCGTGATGGAAGAATTGGCAGAGATTGTTGGAAGGGTTATGCCGGAAATTCCGATTGACCTGAAAGAACCAGTAGCTCCAAACCCTACGGAGCAAAATAATTCCAAACTTCCAGAGGATCAAGAAAAACAGTTGGAACAGAAACAACAGAATCAGTCCAATAACCTAAAGGACGAAGAACGATATAAGGAAGTTAAGCAGGACTAA
- a CDS encoding YlaI family protein, giving the protein MRVKCVICDKIESIDDETLVAKRLRNRPIHTYMCDECSERIEKRTNERKATGNFKLYEQKQNQDEW; this is encoded by the coding sequence ATGAGAGTCAAGTGTGTAATTTGTGATAAAATTGAAAGCATCGATGACGAAACGTTAGTTGCGAAAAGGCTTCGCAACCGACCAATCCATACATATATGTGCGACGAATGCAGTGAAAGAATTGAAAAAAGAACCAACGAGAGAAAAGCTACAGGGAATTTTAAGCTATATGAACAAAAACAAAATCAGGATGAGTGGTAG